In Pseudofrankia saprophytica, one genomic interval encodes:
- a CDS encoding ABC transporter ATP-binding protein, with translation MNVVVPPPTDGGAQPAAGGAPPSGAADLTSDDRPTSDDHPTGGDHPTGGDLLHAAVRGQRRRLVGGVVGAICHQGGEALVPVLIGVIIDRAVAHGATSDLLLWLAVLAADFVLLSMGFRFGFRVTVNASEWAGHDLRLRVAARVVDDRGGAEAGRLAGELTNLATSDVRRASAVNLVMPGGTAGLAGLVVAAVALLNVSVVLGLLVLLGTPPLLWISHLLGRPLERRSAVEQERAARASGVATDLATGLRVLKGIGAEDAAVARYRRTSRDSLAATLRAARAQAGFEGAVLALNGIFLAVVALVAGRLATHGEISIGGLVTAVGLAQYLLSPLSMLTTVLGQFAQARASATRIATVLCARPAVAGGQAGPPAHPAHPARGRLRIDGLACAGELRAVDLDVVPGELLGLVVTDPDAAGALLRCLARERDPDAGVVELDGVSLADLPPGEARRLLLVAAHDADLFAGTLAENVASGFAASGAAGPVTSGPVTSGPVTSGGATIGAGAAEAPPRVADLSSVLAAAGADEVARALPDGVDTEISEFGRSLSGGQRQRVALARALAADPPVLVLHEPTTAVDTVTEARIATGLRELRRGRTTVLVATSPALLAVTDRVVVLDGGGVRADGTHRDLLDRDAGYRAAVLA, from the coding sequence GTGAACGTCGTCGTGCCACCGCCCACCGACGGTGGTGCGCAGCCCGCCGCGGGTGGCGCACCACCGTCGGGCGCGGCGGACCTGACGAGCGACGACCGTCCGACGAGCGACGACCATCCGACGGGTGGGGACCATCCGACGGGTGGGGACCTGCTGCACGCGGCGGTGCGCGGCCAGCGGCGCCGGCTGGTCGGCGGCGTCGTGGGGGCGATCTGTCACCAGGGCGGTGAGGCCCTCGTCCCCGTCCTGATCGGTGTGATCATCGATCGGGCGGTCGCGCACGGCGCGACGAGTGACCTGCTGCTCTGGCTCGCGGTGCTCGCCGCGGACTTCGTCCTGCTGTCCATGGGCTTCCGGTTCGGCTTCCGGGTGACGGTCAACGCCTCCGAGTGGGCTGGACACGACCTGCGCCTGCGGGTGGCGGCCCGGGTCGTCGACGACCGTGGCGGGGCCGAGGCCGGCCGCCTCGCCGGCGAGCTCACGAACCTGGCAACCAGCGACGTCCGGCGTGCCAGCGCCGTCAACCTGGTCATGCCGGGCGGCACCGCCGGGCTTGCCGGCCTGGTGGTCGCCGCCGTCGCGCTGCTGAACGTGTCGGTCGTGCTCGGCCTGCTGGTGCTGCTCGGCACACCCCCGCTGCTGTGGATCTCGCACCTGCTGGGCCGGCCGCTGGAGAGGCGCAGCGCGGTCGAGCAGGAACGCGCCGCGCGCGCGTCGGGCGTGGCCACCGACCTCGCCACCGGCCTGCGGGTGCTCAAGGGCATCGGCGCCGAGGACGCCGCTGTGGCCCGCTACCGGCGCACGAGCCGGGACTCGCTGGCCGCGACGCTGCGGGCAGCCCGGGCCCAGGCAGGGTTCGAGGGTGCGGTGCTCGCGCTCAACGGGATCTTCCTGGCGGTGGTGGCACTGGTCGCCGGGCGGCTGGCCACGCACGGCGAGATCAGCATCGGCGGTCTCGTCACCGCGGTGGGGCTCGCCCAGTACTTGCTCAGCCCGCTGAGCATGCTGACCACCGTCCTTGGCCAGTTCGCCCAGGCCAGGGCGTCGGCCACCCGGATCGCCACGGTCCTCTGCGCGCGGCCGGCGGTGGCCGGCGGACAGGCGGGCCCGCCGGCGCATCCGGCGCATCCGGCGCGCGGCCGCCTGCGGATCGACGGCCTGGCCTGCGCCGGCGAGCTGCGCGCCGTCGACCTCGACGTCGTCCCGGGAGAGCTGCTGGGCCTGGTCGTCACCGACCCGGACGCGGCGGGCGCCCTGCTGCGCTGCCTGGCGCGCGAGCGTGACCCGGACGCCGGCGTCGTCGAGCTCGACGGCGTCTCGCTCGCGGACCTCCCGCCCGGCGAGGCCCGCCGGCTGCTCCTCGTCGCCGCCCACGACGCGGACCTGTTCGCGGGCACCCTCGCCGAGAACGTCGCCTCGGGCTTCGCCGCGAGCGGCGCGGCCGGACCCGTCACGAGCGGACCCGTCACGAGCGGACCCGTCACGAGCGGAGGCGCCACGATCGGAGCCGGCGCGGCCGAGGCGCCACCGCGCGTCGCCGACCTGTCGTCGGTGCTGGCGGCGGCCGGGGCCGACGAGGTCGCGCGGGCGCTTCCCGACGGCGTCGACACGGAGATCTCCGAGTTCGGCCGGTCGCTGTCGGGCGGCCAGCGCCAGCGGGTCGCGCTCGCCCGCGCGCTCGCCGCCGACCCGCCCGTCCTGGTGCTGCACGAGCCGACGACCGCCGTCGACACCGTCACGGAGGCCCGGATCGCCACCGGCCTGCGCGAGCTGCGGCGCGGGCGCACGACGGTGCTGGTCGCGACGAGCCCGGCGCTGCTGGCGGTGACCGATCGGGTGGTGGTGCTCGACGGCGGCGGTGTGCGGGCCGACGGCACGCACCGCGACCTGCTCGACCGCGACGCCGGCTACCGCGCGGCGGTGCTCGCGTGA
- a CDS encoding TetR/AcrR family transcriptional regulator, which produces MADTLDGSPPTRRRRSDARRSVEAILNAARTVLGERPDASMEDIATAAGVTRQTVYAHFPSRDALIAALVEAARVQGLAALDAARLDSAPPAEALGRFLEIGWQLLRDYPLLFDPALNRSGRLDGGDPHLAVASWLERLIRRGQRTGDFDRTLAASWLAAAILDLGHTAAEQVAAGRLAAGEAPAVLLASSLRLCGAVDAHR; this is translated from the coding sequence ATGGCTGACACGCTTGATGGCTCGCCGCCGACCCGTCGCCGCAGGTCCGATGCCCGGCGCAGCGTCGAGGCCATCCTCAACGCGGCCCGGACCGTGCTCGGCGAGCGGCCCGACGCCAGCATGGAGGACATCGCTACCGCGGCCGGCGTGACCCGTCAGACCGTCTACGCCCACTTCCCCTCGCGCGACGCTCTGATCGCCGCCCTCGTCGAGGCGGCGAGAGTGCAGGGCCTCGCCGCCCTCGACGCCGCCCGCCTCGACAGCGCCCCGCCCGCCGAGGCGCTGGGCCGGTTCCTCGAGATCGGCTGGCAGCTCCTGCGCGACTACCCGCTGCTGTTCGACCCCGCGCTGAACAGGAGCGGACGTCTCGACGGCGGCGACCCGCACCTCGCTGTCGCCTCCTGGCTTGAACGACTCATCCGTCGAGGCCAGCGCACCGGCGACTTCGACCGCACCCTCGCCGCCAGCTGGCTGGCCGCCGCCATTCTCGACCTCGGCCACACCGCCGCCGAGCAGGTCGCGGCCGGGCGCCTCGCGGCCGGCGAGGCGCCGGCCGTGCTCCTCGCGAGCTCGTTGCGGCTCTGCGGCGCCGTCGACGCACACCGCTAG
- a CDS encoding ABC transporter ATP-binding protein, with translation MTAAATGSTADTGSTADTAPGPVLLPTASGARTRAALGELLRTRRALAVVALAAVAAATGVGLLTAPILGHLVDLAVDGQGPPSMTTPFLLLVAVAIVAGGLTVLGESLVARLGEDMLAELRERLVARALRLPLERVEAAGTGDLTARVTNDVGMIADVVRSALPQFARAGLTIGLTLVGFAVLDWRFLLAALLATPVQAVTVRWYARTAPAVYATQRIAAGAQQQQLLETVGGAATVRAFHLGPRQLGRVEERSAAAVRWTLSGTALLTRFFGRLNLAEFVGLAAVLATGFLLVRHDAVSIGTATAAALYFHNLFNPINAALSLVDDAQAAGASLARLVGVIDLPAESTPEPEPGPAVARSGPRAPVATAMPAAPSALIEQGAASVCVAGVTFGYRPGHDVLRDVDLTVQAGERVALVGASGAGKTTLAKLIAGIHRPSGGSVSIGGVSLDELGPAAARRTVALVTQEVHVFAGPLTDDLRLAAPDATDDELDAALGVVGALAWARLLPAGLDTVVGEGGHRLTVAQAQQLALARLVLADPPVAILDEATAEAGSAAARALDAAADAALRGRTAILVAHRLAQAATADRVVVLDEGRVVESGPHAELVTTPGPYATLWSAWTAHRPDPLGGSVLAPVEGRA, from the coding sequence GTGACCGCCGCTGCCACCGGGTCGACGGCCGACACCGGGTCGACGGCCGACACGGCGCCAGGCCCGGTGCTGCTGCCGACAGCGAGTGGCGCGCGCACCCGGGCCGCCCTCGGCGAACTGCTGCGCACGCGGCGGGCGCTGGCCGTCGTCGCGCTGGCAGCGGTCGCGGCCGCGACGGGCGTCGGACTGCTGACCGCGCCGATCCTCGGGCACCTCGTCGACCTCGCCGTCGACGGCCAAGGGCCCCCCTCGATGACGACGCCGTTCCTGCTCCTGGTCGCGGTCGCGATCGTCGCCGGCGGGTTGACCGTCCTCGGCGAGTCCCTGGTCGCGCGCCTCGGCGAGGACATGCTCGCCGAGCTGCGCGAACGACTGGTGGCCCGGGCGCTGCGCCTGCCGCTGGAGCGGGTCGAGGCGGCGGGGACGGGCGACCTCACCGCGCGGGTAACCAACGACGTCGGGATGATCGCCGACGTCGTCCGGTCGGCGCTGCCGCAGTTCGCCCGCGCCGGCCTGACGATCGGGCTCACCCTGGTCGGCTTCGCGGTGCTCGACTGGCGTTTCCTGCTGGCCGCGCTGCTGGCCACCCCCGTGCAGGCCGTGACGGTCCGGTGGTACGCGCGGACCGCGCCGGCGGTGTACGCCACGCAGCGGATCGCCGCCGGTGCACAGCAGCAGCAGCTCCTGGAGACAGTCGGCGGAGCGGCGACGGTCCGGGCGTTCCACCTGGGCCCCCGACAGCTGGGACGGGTCGAGGAGCGGTCCGCGGCGGCCGTGCGCTGGACGCTGTCGGGGACGGCGCTGCTCACCCGGTTCTTCGGCCGGCTGAACCTGGCGGAGTTCGTCGGGCTCGCCGCGGTGCTGGCGACCGGGTTCCTGCTGGTCCGGCACGACGCGGTCAGCATCGGTACGGCCACCGCGGCCGCGCTGTACTTCCACAACCTGTTCAATCCGATCAACGCCGCTCTCAGCCTCGTCGACGACGCCCAGGCCGCCGGCGCGAGCCTCGCCCGCCTGGTCGGCGTCATCGACCTGCCGGCCGAGAGCACGCCGGAGCCCGAGCCGGGTCCCGCCGTAGCGCGGTCGGGGCCACGCGCGCCGGTCGCGACGGCGATGCCCGCGGCGCCGAGCGCCCTGATCGAACAGGGCGCGGCGTCCGTGTGCGTTGCCGGGGTGACGTTCGGCTACCGCCCGGGGCATGACGTGCTGCGCGACGTCGACCTCACGGTCCAGGCGGGGGAGCGGGTCGCGCTGGTCGGCGCCAGCGGCGCCGGCAAGACGACGCTGGCCAAGCTGATCGCTGGTATCCACCGGCCGTCAGGCGGTTCGGTGTCGATCGGCGGCGTCTCGCTCGACGAACTCGGGCCGGCGGCGGCCAGACGCACCGTCGCGCTGGTCACCCAGGAGGTGCACGTGTTCGCCGGCCCACTGACCGACGACCTCCGGCTGGCCGCGCCGGACGCCACCGACGACGAGCTGGACGCCGCGCTCGGCGTGGTCGGCGCCCTCGCCTGGGCGCGGCTGCTGCCGGCGGGCCTGGACACGGTCGTCGGCGAGGGCGGGCACCGGCTGACCGTCGCGCAGGCGCAGCAGCTGGCACTCGCGCGCCTCGTGCTCGCCGACCCGCCGGTCGCGATCCTGGACGAGGCCACCGCCGAGGCCGGCAGCGCGGCGGCCCGCGCCCTGGACGCCGCCGCCGACGCGGCGCTGCGCGGCCGGACCGCGATCCTGGTCGCCCACCGCCTCGCCCAGGCGGCCACGGCCGACCGCGTCGTCGTGCTCGACGAGGGCCGGGTCGTCGAGTCCGGCCCGCACGCCGAGCTGGTGACCACCCCGGGCCCCTACGCCACCCTCTGGTCGGCCTGGACCGCCCACCGCCCGGACCCCCTCGGCGGGTCCGTGCTGGCTCCCGTCGAAGGAAGGGCCTGA
- a CDS encoding alpha/beta fold hydrolase: MRVLDDGPRQADPLLLIHGTAASAAWWDPVLPALAERHRVIRVDLAGHGGSPPAPSYDVSRQAGRVAAVLDDLGASPVVAIGHSSGGYVATALAELRPGLVSAIALINTGPSLAAFLPQPALLRVLSAPPLGRIAWSLRSDAMIRRGLGTAFTREVDIPADLVAAVRGMTYGAFRMAPLRLSAYLAERALPARLADLDVPVLVIFGADDRRWDGSSAHAYDVVPNARVEMLPGVGHTPMFEAPAATSALLLDFAATRV, translated from the coding sequence ATGCGCGTGCTCGACGACGGTCCTCGGCAGGCGGATCCGCTGCTGCTCATCCACGGGACCGCGGCCTCGGCCGCCTGGTGGGACCCGGTGCTTCCGGCGCTCGCGGAACGCCACCGTGTCATCCGGGTCGACCTCGCGGGCCACGGTGGATCGCCGCCGGCGCCGTCGTACGACGTGTCCAGGCAGGCAGGTCGGGTGGCCGCGGTGCTCGACGACCTCGGTGCGTCTCCCGTCGTCGCGATCGGGCATTCCAGCGGCGGCTACGTCGCCACCGCGCTCGCGGAGCTGCGGCCCGGTCTGGTGAGCGCGATCGCTCTGATCAACACCGGTCCGAGCCTCGCGGCCTTCCTGCCGCAGCCAGCGCTCCTGCGGGTCCTGTCGGCTCCGCCCCTCGGCCGGATCGCCTGGTCGCTGCGCTCGGACGCGATGATCCGCCGTGGGCTCGGCACCGCCTTCACTCGCGAGGTCGACATTCCGGCTGACCTCGTCGCCGCCGTGCGGGGCATGACCTACGGCGCGTTCAGGATGGCGCCGCTGCGGTTGTCCGCCTACCTCGCGGAGCGGGCGCTTCCCGCGCGCCTCGCCGACCTCGACGTCCCAGTCCTGGTGATCTTCGGCGCTGATGACCGCCGCTGGGACGGGTCGTCGGCCCATGCGTACGACGTCGTACCGAACGCGCGGGTGGAGATGCTCCCCGGCGTCGGGCACACGCCGATGTTCGAGGCGCCTGCGGCTACCAGCGCGCTGCTGCTGGATTTCGCGGCGACGCGGGTGTGA
- a CDS encoding ABC transporter ATP-binding protein, which produces MTTGASTTTVAQPRLSGQAVTLRYGPREIVKDLSVDIPTGRITVIVGANACGKSTLLRGLARLLAPASGAVYLDGKDIHSLPTKAVAAKLGILPQSPAAPDGIRVVDLVARGRYPHQGWFRQLSPGDDAAVARALVVTDTVELASRSVDELSGGQRQRVWIAMTLAQGTDLLLLDEPTTFLDVSHQVDVLDLLTDLNRQEGKTIVIVLHDLNLACRYADHLIAMRSGAVVAAGDASEIVTEELVTTVFGIRARVVPDPVSGTPMVVPIGRYHADASSEPAGAVTP; this is translated from the coding sequence ATGACGACCGGGGCAAGCACGACCACGGTGGCGCAGCCCCGACTGTCCGGCCAGGCGGTGACGCTCCGCTACGGCCCACGCGAGATCGTCAAGGACCTGTCGGTCGACATCCCGACCGGCCGGATCACCGTGATCGTCGGCGCGAACGCGTGCGGGAAGTCGACGCTGCTGCGTGGCCTCGCCCGGCTGCTCGCGCCCGCGTCCGGCGCGGTGTACCTGGACGGCAAGGACATCCACTCGCTGCCGACCAAGGCCGTCGCCGCGAAGCTCGGCATCCTGCCGCAGTCGCCAGCGGCGCCGGACGGCATCAGGGTCGTCGACCTCGTCGCGCGCGGCCGCTACCCGCACCAGGGCTGGTTCCGCCAGCTCAGCCCTGGCGACGACGCGGCCGTCGCGCGGGCGCTGGTGGTCACGGACACCGTCGAGCTCGCGTCCCGGTCCGTCGACGAGCTGTCCGGCGGGCAGCGCCAGCGGGTCTGGATCGCGATGACCCTGGCCCAGGGCACCGACCTGCTGCTGCTCGACGAGCCGACCACCTTCCTCGACGTCAGCCACCAGGTCGACGTCCTCGACCTGCTCACGGACCTCAACCGGCAGGAGGGGAAGACGATCGTCATCGTGCTGCACGACCTCAACCTGGCCTGCCGCTACGCCGACCACCTGATCGCCATGCGCTCCGGCGCCGTCGTCGCGGCCGGCGACGCCTCCGAGATCGTCACCGAGGAACTCGTCACCACCGTCTTCGGAATCCGCGCCCGAGTCGTCCCCGACCCCGTCTCCGGCACCCCGATGGTCGTCCCCATCGGCCGCTACCACGCGGACGCCAGCTCCGAGCCGGCCGGCGCGGTCACGCCGTAG
- a CDS encoding FecCD family ABC transporter permease: MTPTVPPSATPATSAGVTAAAPPPPVTPVGADRSPAPSTPSTPSAPALTAEAAGTTGAAGAAGGAPAASRHRGRLVLGLVALAVLLLAVSLLAIAVGARQVGLGVILDALRHQQPGNSDHQVVINRIPRLCAGLLVGVALGLSGTIMQAVTRNPLADPGLLGVNGGAAFAVVCAISLGGITSALGYVWFAFAGALAVAALVYAIGAVGGGGATPVKLALAGAAVQAAMLSATTAVLLTDTATFDQFRFWSVGSLVGRRSELVAELAPFVIVAALPALCSGRLLNALALGDEVARGLGQRVGLARAGVAGLAVVLCATATSIAGPIWFIGLLAPHLARPFTGPDHRWILPYAALIAPILLLASDVLGRVIARPGELQVGVVLAFLGGPFLIALVRRQRMAEL, from the coding sequence ATGACCCCGACCGTGCCGCCGTCGGCGACTCCCGCCACGTCGGCCGGCGTCACCGCCGCGGCCCCGCCGCCGCCGGTGACGCCGGTCGGGGCTGACCGATCACCCGCCCCGTCCACCCCGTCCACCCCGTCCGCACCGGCCCTCACGGCCGAGGCGGCAGGGACGACCGGGGCGGCCGGGGCGGCCGGGGGGGCACCGGCGGCGTCACGGCACCGGGGACGACTGGTGCTCGGGCTCGTCGCGCTCGCCGTCCTGCTGCTGGCCGTGTCGCTGCTCGCGATCGCGGTGGGCGCGCGGCAGGTCGGCCTCGGGGTCATCCTCGACGCGCTGCGCCACCAGCAACCAGGCAACAGCGACCACCAGGTGGTCATCAACCGGATCCCCCGGCTGTGCGCCGGCCTGCTGGTCGGCGTGGCCCTGGGACTGTCCGGAACGATCATGCAGGCGGTCACCCGCAACCCACTGGCGGACCCGGGGCTGCTTGGGGTCAACGGCGGCGCGGCGTTCGCGGTCGTGTGCGCGATCAGCCTCGGCGGGATCACCTCGGCTCTCGGCTACGTGTGGTTCGCGTTCGCCGGTGCCCTCGCCGTCGCCGCGCTGGTCTACGCGATCGGCGCGGTCGGCGGCGGGGGCGCGACGCCGGTCAAGCTCGCGCTCGCCGGCGCGGCCGTGCAGGCCGCCATGCTCTCGGCGACGACGGCCGTGCTGCTGACCGACACCGCGACGTTCGACCAGTTCCGGTTCTGGAGCGTCGGCTCGCTCGTCGGCCGGCGCTCGGAGCTGGTCGCCGAACTGGCCCCGTTCGTCATCGTCGCGGCGCTGCCCGCGCTGTGCTCCGGACGGCTGCTCAACGCGCTGGCGCTTGGCGACGAGGTCGCGCGCGGTCTCGGGCAGCGGGTGGGGCTGGCACGCGCGGGCGTCGCCGGCCTGGCCGTCGTGCTGTGCGCCACGGCGACCTCCATCGCCGGGCCGATCTGGTTCATCGGCCTGCTCGCTCCGCACCTCGCCCGGCCCTTCACCGGGCCGGACCACCGCTGGATCCTTCCGTACGCGGCGCTGATCGCCCCGATCCTGCTGCTCGCCTCCGACGTGCTCGGGCGGGTGATCGCCCGGCCCGGCGAGCTTCAGGTGGGCGTCGTGCTGGCGTTCCTCGGCGGCCCGTTCCTCATCGCGCTCGTCCGCCGCCAGCGGATGGCCGAGCTGTGA
- a CDS encoding ABC transporter substrate-binding protein, with protein sequence MLRSSRMWRMFLALVAAVLLAGTAAACGSDDDSDAAPAATADSQTLPTPVTVQHVYGSTTIKTIPKRVVTLDLQWTDVMLAMGVTPIAYTVDPGMPAAGVPWEKLPADSVKLSATDGLPVEKILALKPDLIVAAYAIQDEETYKLLSASVPTIAGPPGDAVPAWQDLARTAGKLLNDPTKAEKVISDAEAPVTAAAKELPELKGKTFALAQYIVGDSMYIVGDPKDGSSLFFEDFGMTLFQPVLDEAKKTGETRVNVSTERADLLRADLLAFLVNGGDESDLKDIPGFDQLPGTVAVLDYATIVGLNTPSPLSIQYSLEKLRPALDKAAGKAGA encoded by the coding sequence ATGCTCAGATCCAGCCGAATGTGGCGAATGTTCCTGGCGCTGGTGGCGGCGGTGCTCCTCGCCGGCACCGCCGCCGCCTGCGGCTCCGACGACGACAGCGACGCGGCGCCCGCCGCCACGGCCGACTCGCAGACCCTGCCCACCCCGGTCACTGTCCAGCACGTCTACGGCAGCACCACGATCAAGACCATTCCGAAGCGGGTCGTCACCCTCGACCTGCAGTGGACCGACGTGATGCTCGCCATGGGCGTCACGCCGATCGCCTACACGGTCGACCCGGGAATGCCGGCTGCCGGCGTCCCGTGGGAGAAGCTGCCCGCGGACTCCGTGAAGCTCTCGGCGACCGACGGCCTGCCGGTCGAGAAGATCCTCGCGCTGAAGCCGGACCTCATCGTCGCGGCCTACGCGATCCAGGACGAGGAGACCTACAAGCTGCTGTCCGCCAGCGTGCCGACCATCGCCGGCCCGCCAGGCGACGCGGTGCCGGCCTGGCAGGACCTCGCCCGCACCGCGGGCAAGCTCCTGAACGACCCCACCAAGGCCGAGAAGGTGATCTCCGACGCGGAGGCGCCGGTGACGGCGGCGGCCAAGGAGCTGCCGGAGCTGAAGGGCAAGACGTTCGCCCTGGCGCAGTACATCGTCGGCGACTCGATGTACATCGTCGGCGACCCGAAGGACGGCTCCAGCCTGTTCTTCGAGGACTTCGGCATGACGCTCTTCCAGCCGGTCCTCGACGAGGCCAAGAAGACAGGTGAGACAAGGGTCAACGTGAGCACCGAGCGCGCCGACCTACTGCGCGCCGACCTGCTCGCCTTCCTCGTCAACGGTGGCGACGAGAGCGACCTCAAGGACATCCCGGGCTTCGACCAGCTTCCGGGAACGGTGGCCGTCCTCGACTACGCGACGATCGTCGGCCTGAACACGCCGTCGCCGCTGTCGATCCAGTACTCGCTGGAGAAGCTGCGGCCAGCCCTCGACAAGGCCGCGGGCAAGGCCGGAGCCTGA
- a CDS encoding iron chelate uptake ABC transporter family permease subunit: protein MSTSSISASAPAPTSASASAVRAGPAPAPGDTAAVARARSAAELDAVARAAIVRARRVRDARQAAVLLTLGALCFCVLCVSLSLGEVKIPVLTVVRTLFGADEGSDGYIVTSLRLPRALTGVLAGAAFGMSGAIFQALLRNPLASPDVIGITDGASAAAVIAIVGFGLGGYSVSVIAFVGALATATLMYLLAWRRGVTGYRLVLIGIAVGAMLSSVISYVMTISKVYEARQALGWLTGSLNTKSWDTVRPLGLAMAVLVPLVLLAGRRLAVLRAGDDVARALGVTVERSRLALLLLGVALTAVATAAVGPVAFVAFTSGPIARRLVLDGEAAVIPAALVGALMMTTSDLVGQHAIPSIDFPVGVVTAIIGAPYLLWLLAATNRTGRGG, encoded by the coding sequence ATGTCCACGTCGTCCATATCCGCCTCCGCACCCGCCCCCACCTCCGCCTCCGCCTCCGCCGTTCGGGCCGGGCCGGCCCCCGCACCTGGGGACACGGCCGCGGTGGCTCGGGCGAGGTCCGCGGCGGAGCTGGACGCGGTGGCCAGGGCAGCCATCGTCCGGGCGCGGCGGGTGCGCGACGCCCGCCAGGCGGCCGTGCTGCTCACGCTCGGCGCGCTCTGCTTCTGCGTGCTGTGCGTCTCGCTCTCACTGGGCGAGGTCAAGATCCCGGTGCTCACGGTCGTGCGGACCCTGTTCGGGGCCGACGAGGGCAGCGACGGCTACATCGTGACGAGCCTCCGGCTCCCCCGGGCGCTCACGGGTGTGCTGGCCGGCGCCGCCTTCGGGATGTCGGGCGCCATCTTCCAGGCGCTGCTGCGCAACCCGCTGGCCAGCCCCGACGTCATCGGGATCACCGACGGTGCCAGCGCGGCGGCCGTCATCGCGATCGTCGGGTTCGGGCTCGGTGGCTACTCGGTGTCGGTCATCGCCTTCGTCGGTGCTCTCGCCACCGCCACCCTCATGTACCTGCTGGCCTGGCGCCGGGGCGTGACCGGCTACCGCCTGGTGCTGATCGGCATCGCGGTGGGCGCGATGCTCAGCAGCGTCATCTCGTACGTCATGACGATCTCCAAGGTGTACGAGGCACGGCAGGCGCTCGGCTGGCTGACCGGCAGCCTCAATACCAAGTCGTGGGACACGGTCCGGCCGCTCGGCCTGGCCATGGCCGTGCTGGTCCCGCTGGTGCTGCTCGCCGGGCGGCGGCTCGCGGTGCTGCGCGCCGGGGACGACGTCGCCCGGGCTCTCGGCGTGACCGTCGAGCGGTCCCGTCTCGCGCTGCTGCTGCTCGGCGTCGCGCTGACGGCGGTGGCCACCGCGGCGGTCGGCCCGGTCGCGTTCGTCGCCTTCACCTCCGGGCCGATCGCGCGGCGCCTCGTCCTCGACGGCGAGGCCGCGGTCATCCCGGCGGCGCTCGTGGGCGCCCTGATGATGACGACGTCGGACCTCGTCGGCCAGCACGCCATCCCCTCCATCGACTTCCCGGTGGGTGTGGTGACGGCGATCATCGGCGCGCCCTACCTGCTGTGGTTGCTCGCCGCCACGAACCGCACGGGCCGCGGCGGCTGA
- a CDS encoding class I SAM-dependent methyltransferase, translating into MLSWPRYGVDAPAFVAALGAAGAACSLAAARRRPGRVAMAAAGGVLLASTGVYLHTTLRGKLRVWERELDRAGLKGDERLLDLGCGRGAVLIAAARRLPAGRAYGADLWSGKDQSGNGPEATLANAAAAGVADRVEVHTADMTALPFADCSFDVVTSALAIHNIPSYEGRYRAVDEAMRVLRPGGQLLVADLWPMARKYAAHIGQGTLRPLGPEYWYGGPWCGITFLRVVKAR; encoded by the coding sequence ATGCTCAGCTGGCCGCGGTACGGCGTCGACGCGCCGGCCTTCGTGGCGGCCCTCGGCGCCGCCGGGGCGGCCTGCTCCCTGGCCGCCGCCCGGCGACGGCCAGGCCGGGTCGCCATGGCCGCCGCTGGGGGAGTGCTGCTGGCCAGCACGGGCGTGTACCTGCACACCACGCTGCGCGGCAAGCTGCGCGTCTGGGAGCGGGAACTGGACCGGGCCGGCCTGAAGGGTGACGAGCGACTGCTGGATCTGGGCTGCGGCCGCGGCGCGGTGCTGATCGCGGCGGCCAGGCGGCTACCGGCGGGACGCGCCTACGGCGCGGACCTGTGGTCCGGGAAGGACCAGAGCGGCAACGGTCCCGAGGCCACCCTCGCCAACGCCGCCGCGGCCGGGGTCGCCGACCGGGTGGAGGTGCACACGGCCGACATGACCGCCCTGCCGTTCGCCGACTGCTCGTTCGACGTCGTGACGAGCGCGCTGGCGATCCACAACATCCCGTCGTACGAGGGGAGATACCGCGCGGTCGACGAGGCCATGCGGGTGCTGCGCCCGGGCGGGCAGCTGCTCGTCGCCGACCTCTGGCCCATGGCCAGGAAGTACGCCGCGCACATCGGCCAGGGCACGCTGCGCCCACTCGGGCCCGAGTACTGGTACGGCGGCCCATGGTGCGGCATCACGTTCTTGCGTGTTGTCAAAGCGCGTTAG
- a CDS encoding DUF4411 family protein, with translation MRVPRALTLGYSVVTNEQPEPVSKKRIKIPDACNAVGVRWMNSFQMIKREKVRFVL, from the coding sequence GTGCGGGTTCCCCGGGCACTCACCCTGGGCTACTCCGTCGTCACAAACGAGCAACCGGAGCCGGTTTCCAAAAAGAGGATCAAGATTCCAGACGCCTGTAACGCCGTGGGCGTCCGCTGGATGAACTCATTCCAGATGATCAAGCGGGAGAAGGTGCGGTTCGTGCTGTAG